A window from Jannaschia sp. S6380 encodes these proteins:
- a CDS encoding GNAT family N-acetyltransferase — protein MTDPAADLPYAAQVLAAIRATWPPSRLDRIGPFDLPAERMGTRRATSARLRPGATPDDEGIAAVEAARPGTVFGTLDGAEDGLAALLSERGYAMGGVSDLMAGPVGAIPDNAPPVSGFAHWPPLAICDALWDAHGNDAARRAPAHRVTGPRTAILLRFDDRAAGALFVAIHDRLAVCHMVLTLPRFRRRGVGRIGLAHAARWARGHDASHIALPVEANNAAAVALYRRAGLARRGGYRYWSPT, from the coding sequence GTGACCGATCCGGCCGCCGACTTGCCCTACGCGGCCCAGGTCCTGGCGGCCATCCGCGCCACCTGGCCGCCGTCGCGGCTCGACCGGATCGGGCCGTTCGATCTGCCGGCGGAACGCATGGGCACGCGGCGCGCGACCTCGGCCCGCCTGCGCCCCGGCGCGACCCCCGACGACGAAGGCATCGCCGCGGTCGAGGCCGCGCGCCCCGGCACCGTCTTCGGTACGCTGGACGGGGCGGAGGACGGTCTGGCCGCCCTTTTGTCCGAACGAGGCTATGCGATGGGCGGCGTCTCGGACCTGATGGCCGGACCGGTCGGGGCGATCCCGGACAACGCGCCGCCCGTCAGCGGCTTCGCCCATTGGCCGCCCCTGGCGATCTGCGACGCCCTGTGGGACGCACATGGCAACGACGCCGCCCGCCGCGCCCCGGCCCATCGCGTGACCGGCCCGCGCACGGCGATCCTGCTGCGTTTCGACGACCGCGCGGCCGGCGCACTCTTCGTGGCGATCCACGACCGTCTGGCCGTCTGCCATATGGTGCTGACGCTGCCGCGCTTCCGGCGGCGGGGTGTCGGGCGGATCGGCCTGGCCCATGCCGCCCGCTGGGCGCGGGGGCACGACGCGTCCCACATCGCCTTGCCGGTCGAGGCGAACAATGCCGCCGCCGTCGCGTTGTACCGGCGCGCGGGTCTCGCCCGACGGGGCGGTTACCGCTATTGGAGTCCGACATGA
- a CDS encoding molybdopterin-binding protein — MPNPTAAMLVIGDEILSGRTRDANMHHLAGRLSEAGITLAEVRIVSDDHDAIVAAVRALSRDWDTVFTSGGIGPTHDDITADAIGAAFGAGVGIRDDARALLADHYARTGSELNAARLRMARIPEGATLIDNPVSVAPGFTLGNVHVMAGVPAVFRAMVATVLPTLTGGAPLSSTSTRIDRGEGDIAGPLGDLAQAFPDLSIGSYPFQKDGRFGANIVIRGQDPARVDAATAELGTLFA, encoded by the coding sequence ATGCCCAACCCCACCGCCGCGATGCTGGTCATCGGCGACGAGATCCTGTCCGGCCGCACCCGCGACGCGAACATGCACCACCTGGCCGGACGCCTGAGCGAGGCCGGAATCACCCTGGCCGAGGTCCGCATCGTCAGCGACGACCACGACGCCATCGTCGCAGCGGTGCGGGCGCTGTCGCGGGATTGGGACACGGTCTTCACCTCGGGCGGGATCGGGCCCACGCATGACGACATCACCGCCGACGCCATCGGCGCGGCCTTCGGCGCTGGCGTCGGCATCCGCGACGACGCGCGCGCGCTGCTGGCCGACCATTACGCCCGCACCGGGTCGGAGTTGAACGCCGCCCGCCTGCGCATGGCCCGCATCCCCGAAGGCGCCACGCTGATCGACAACCCGGTCTCGGTCGCGCCGGGCTTCACCCTCGGCAACGTCCACGTCATGGCCGGGGTCCCGGCGGTGTTCCGGGCCATGGTGGCGACGGTGCTGCCGACGCTGACAGGAGGGGCGCCGCTTTCCTCGACCTCCACCCGGATCGACCGGGGCGAGGGCGACATCGCCGGGCCGCTGGGCGATCTGGCGCAGGCCTTCCCGGACCTGTCGATCGGCAGCTATCCGTTCCAGAAGGATGGCCGGTTCGGCGCCAACATCGTGATCCGCGGCCAGGACCCCGCGCGGGTCGATGCCGCCACCGCCGAACTCGGGACGCTGTTCGCGTGA
- the map gene encoding type I methionyl aminopeptidase, whose protein sequence is MDEHRGRLTRDGIRIHEDADFAGMHGAGRLAAEILDRVAAHVVPGATTGALDKLITDWIEAAGATSATIGYKGYAHASCISVNHVVCHGIPGDKILKNGDILNIDVTVIVDGWFGDTSRMFVAGTLTRKAERLIQVTHDALMKGIEAVAPGRTFGDIGHAIQAYAEGHRMGVVRDFCGHGLGRVFHAPPNVLHYGRPGTGPVLEEGMFFTIEPMVNLGRPETKVLADDWTAVTRDKSLSAQFEHSVGVTATGAEIFTQSPGGLFHPTWTA, encoded by the coding sequence TTGGACGAACATCGCGGCAGGTTGACCCGGGACGGCATCCGCATCCACGAAGACGCGGATTTCGCCGGCATGCACGGGGCCGGTCGTCTGGCGGCCGAGATCCTGGACCGGGTCGCCGCGCATGTCGTGCCCGGCGCCACGACCGGGGCGCTGGACAAGCTGATCACCGATTGGATCGAGGCGGCGGGGGCCACCTCGGCCACGATCGGCTACAAGGGCTATGCGCACGCCTCCTGCATCAGCGTGAACCATGTCGTCTGTCACGGAATTCCGGGCGACAAGATCCTCAAGAACGGCGACATCCTCAACATCGACGTGACGGTGATCGTCGATGGCTGGTTCGGGGACACGTCGCGCATGTTCGTGGCGGGCACCCTGACCCGCAAGGCGGAACGCCTGATCCAGGTCACGCATGACGCGCTGATGAAGGGGATCGAGGCGGTCGCGCCGGGGCGGACCTTCGGCGATATCGGCCACGCGATCCAGGCCTATGCCGAGGGCCACCGGATGGGCGTGGTGCGCGATTTCTGCGGGCATGGGCTGGGCCGGGTGTTCCACGCCCCGCCCAACGTGCTGCATTACGGCCGCCCGGGCACCGGTCCGGTGCTGGAGGAGGGGATGTTCTTCACGATCGAACCGATGGTGAATCTGGGCCGTCCCGAGACCAAGGTGCTGGCTGACGACTGGACGGCGGTGACGCGCGACAAGTCGCTCTCGGCGCAGTTCGAGCATTCGGTGGGCGTGACGGCGACCGGGGCGGAGATCTTCACGCAGTCGCCCGGCGGCCTGTTCCACCCGACCTGGACGGCTTAA
- the radC gene encoding DNA repair protein RadC, whose translation MTNEPDLRAQHRARLRRRFMDGGAAAMPDGELLELVLCRALPRGDVKPLARRLLATFGDVNHVMAATPDRLAGVPGVGPAVIEQIKIMEALGHRMARARVLGRPVLSSWDALLAYLRTALAHQSVERFRILFLDRRNTLIADEELARGTVDHVPVYPREVVKRALALDASAMILVHNHPSGDPTPSEADVTMTRAIRDAAGMLGIVLHDHLVVGKGREVSFRAEGLL comes from the coding sequence ATGACGAATGAGCCGGACCTGCGGGCGCAGCACCGCGCGCGTCTACGCCGCCGTTTCATGGACGGGGGCGCGGCGGCGATGCCCGACGGCGAACTGCTGGAACTGGTGCTGTGCCGCGCGCTGCCGCGAGGCGACGTCAAGCCGCTGGCCAGGCGTCTGCTGGCCACGTTCGGCGACGTGAACCACGTGATGGCGGCAACGCCGGACCGTCTGGCGGGCGTGCCCGGCGTCGGGCCTGCCGTGATCGAGCAGATCAAGATCATGGAGGCGTTGGGCCACCGCATGGCACGTGCGCGCGTGCTGGGCCGGCCCGTCCTGTCGTCCTGGGACGCGCTGCTGGCCTATCTGCGCACGGCACTGGCGCATCAATCGGTGGAACGGTTCCGCATCCTGTTCCTGGATCGCCGGAACACGCTAATCGCCGACGAGGAACTGGCGCGGGGGACGGTGGACCACGTGCCGGTCTATCCGCGCGAGGTGGTCAAGCGGGCACTGGCGCTGGATGCCTCGGCGATGATCCTGGTACACAATCACCCTTCGGGCGACCCGACCCCGTCGGAGGCGGATGTGACGATGACGCGTGCCATCCGCGACGCGGCTGGGATGCTGGGCATCGTGCTGCACGATCACTTGGTCGTCGGGAAAGGGCGCGAGGTGTCGTTCCGCGCCGAGGGCCTGTTGTAG
- a CDS encoding Gfo/Idh/MocA family oxidoreductase, protein MTIPIIGPEADTRLDWFALTRALAAGHDLPRAEIGDTFLYRDPDTMLSRSAWIDGLGLLVKTATIFPGNKATGKPAIGGAVSLFSDTDGALAAMLDFALVTKWKTAGDSLLAATRLARPDSERVLIVGAGAVARSLHEAYSAAFPDARFAIWSRTAATARAFAAERGIDHAPDLEAAVRAADIVTCATMTTVPILRGDWLRPGQHVDLIGAYRPDMREADDVALRRADIFVDARATTLDHIGELRIPLAQGVIAPGDVIADHYDGDAMRRTSDDQITLFKNGGGAHLDLMTARYILDAVG, encoded by the coding sequence ATGACGATCCCCATCATCGGACCCGAAGCCGACACGCGGCTGGACTGGTTTGCCCTGACCCGCGCGCTGGCGGCCGGTCACGATCTGCCCCGCGCCGAGATCGGCGATACGTTCCTCTACCGCGATCCCGACACGATGCTCAGCCGATCCGCCTGGATCGACGGTTTGGGCCTGCTTGTGAAGACGGCGACGATATTTCCGGGCAACAAGGCGACTGGCAAGCCCGCCATCGGCGGCGCGGTCTCGCTCTTCTCGGACACCGACGGGGCGTTGGCGGCAATGCTGGATTTCGCGCTCGTCACCAAGTGGAAGACCGCGGGTGACAGCCTGCTGGCCGCCACGCGCCTCGCCCGGCCGGATAGCGAACGCGTCCTGATCGTGGGCGCCGGCGCGGTCGCGCGGTCACTGCACGAGGCCTATTCCGCCGCCTTCCCCGATGCGCGCTTCGCCATCTGGTCGCGGACGGCCGCGACCGCCCGGGCCTTCGCGGCGGAGCGCGGCATCGACCACGCCCCCGACCTCGAGGCAGCCGTGCGCGCGGCCGACATCGTCACCTGCGCCACCATGACGACCGTGCCGATCCTGCGTGGCGACTGGCTGCGTCCCGGTCAGCATGTCGACCTGATCGGCGCCTACCGCCCCGACATGCGCGAGGCCGATGACGTGGCGCTCCGCCGGGCCGACATCTTCGTCGACGCCCGCGCCACGACGCTCGACCATATCGGCGAGCTCAGGATTCCCCTGGCGCAGGGCGTCATCGCGCCGGGCGATGTCATCGCGGATCACTACGACGGCGACGCCATGCGGCGGACGTCGGATGACCAGATCACCCTGTTCAAGAACGGCGGCGGTGCGCATCTGGACCTGATGACGGCGCGCTACATCCTCGACGCCGTGGGCTAG
- a CDS encoding HAD-IA family hydrolase, with the protein MSAIRAVVFDIGNVLIEWQPERFYDREIGPARRREMFAAVDLHGMNDCVDLGHGFRDVIYAEAERIPAFAAEIRMWHDRWLELASPVIERSVRLMRALRRHGIPVHALTNFGIESFDLAARNFDFLREFDQTFVSGHLGIIKPDPGIFAAVEDGLGLPGGALLFADDRAANVAAAAARGWQVHHFTTPDGWADRLVAEGLLTSEEAA; encoded by the coding sequence ATGAGCGCGATCCGCGCCGTCGTCTTCGACATCGGCAACGTCCTGATCGAATGGCAGCCGGAGCGGTTCTACGACCGCGAGATCGGCCCCGCCCGACGCCGGGAGATGTTCGCCGCCGTCGACCTGCACGGCATGAACGACTGCGTCGACCTGGGCCACGGCTTCCGCGACGTGATCTATGCCGAGGCCGAGCGCATCCCCGCCTTCGCCGCCGAGATCCGCATGTGGCACGATCGCTGGCTGGAGCTGGCCAGCCCGGTGATCGAACGCTCCGTCCGCCTGATGCGCGCGTTGCGGCGGCACGGCATCCCGGTCCACGCACTGACCAATTTCGGGATCGAGAGCTTCGACCTGGCCGCGCGGAACTTCGATTTCCTGCGCGAATTCGACCAAACCTTCGTGTCCGGCCATCTGGGCATCATCAAGCCCGATCCAGGCATCTTCGCCGCCGTCGAGGACGGGCTCGGCCTTCCGGGCGGGGCGCTTTTGTTCGCCGACGACCGCGCGGCCAACGTCGCGGCGGCGGCCGCACGCGGCTGGCAGGTGCATCACTTCACCACCCCCGACGGCTGGGCCGACCGCCTGGTCGCCGAGGGCCTGCTGACGAGCGAGGAGGCGGCATGA
- the fghA gene encoding S-formylglutathione hydrolase, whose translation MKTISENRCFGGIQGVYSHASEATGTDMTFGLYLPEHATGAVLWYLSGLTCTHENAMTKAGLQAWAAEAGLTVVFPDTSPRGADVPDDNAYDMGQGAGFYVDATDGSWATHFRMARYITEDLPETVFAAFDLDPDRQAVTGHSMGGHGALTLALKAPGRYRSVSAFAPIANPSESEWGRPQLGAYVGDPAPHDATLLIRSGAALPPCLIDTGTADQFYDKLGTSALAGALAETRADATLRLQKGYDHSYFFVASFAAAHVAFHAEHLA comes from the coding sequence ATGAAGACCATCTCCGAAAACCGCTGCTTCGGCGGCATCCAGGGCGTCTATTCGCATGCATCCGAGGCGACCGGCACGGACATGACCTTCGGCCTCTATCTCCCCGAGCACGCGACCGGTGCGGTGCTTTGGTACCTGTCGGGCCTGACCTGCACGCACGAGAACGCGATGACCAAGGCCGGCCTGCAGGCCTGGGCGGCCGAGGCGGGGCTGACGGTGGTCTTTCCCGACACCTCGCCGCGCGGCGCGGACGTCCCCGACGACAACGCCTACGACATGGGCCAGGGCGCGGGCTTCTACGTCGACGCGACCGACGGTTCCTGGGCCACGCATTTTCGGATGGCGCGCTACATCACCGAGGACCTGCCCGAGACGGTGTTCGCGGCCTTCGACCTCGACCCCGACCGTCAGGCCGTGACTGGGCACAGCATGGGCGGGCACGGGGCGCTGACGCTGGCGCTCAAGGCGCCGGGACGCTACCGCTCGGTCTCGGCCTTCGCGCCCATCGCCAACCCGTCCGAGAGCGAATGGGGCCGGCCACAACTGGGCGCCTATGTCGGCGACCCCGCCCCGCATGACGCGACCCTGCTGATCCGATCGGGGGCCGCCTTGCCGCCCTGCCTGATCGACACGGGAACGGCGGACCAGTTCTACGACAAGCTGGGCACGTCCGCCCTGGCCGGCGCCCTGGCCGAGACCCGGGCCGATGCCACGCTTCGCCTGCAGAAGGGCTACGACCACAGCTATTTCTTCGTCGCCAGCTTCGCCGCGGCCCATGTCGCCTTCCACGCGGAACACCTGGCATGA